One segment of Dehalococcoidia bacterium DNA contains the following:
- a CDS encoding glucose-1-phosphate thymidylyltransferase encodes MKAVVLAGGKGSRLRPFTYTGAKQLIPIANKPVLFYALEQLTALGVHEVAVVVGETGDQVRAALGDGSQFGLCLSYVQQDAPRGIAHAVGLCREFVGAHDFVVVLGDNFARDGIREPIDAFRAANLDCGVVLSRVPNPQAFGVAEFAGERLVRVVEKPAVPPSDLAITGIYYFSPAVFPVIAALRPSARGELEITDAIQALLEGEARVGHALLTGPWIDTGKMADILEANRLVLAKLERAIAGEVDAESSIVGAVVVGAGASVRRSVIKGPAIIAPDCRIEDAYIGPFTAIDRGSVVRGTEIADSIVLDHCRLELVPGRLEESLIGRDVVVAGVDRRPRVYQLMLGDHSRIAIPG; translated from the coding sequence ATGAAGGCAGTCGTGCTGGCGGGGGGGAAGGGCAGCCGCCTGCGGCCCTTCACCTACACCGGCGCCAAGCAGCTGATCCCGATCGCCAACAAACCCGTGCTCTTCTACGCCCTCGAACAGCTCACCGCCCTCGGCGTGCACGAGGTCGCCGTCGTCGTCGGCGAGACCGGCGACCAGGTCCGCGCCGCCCTCGGCGACGGCAGCCAATTCGGCCTTTGCCTCAGCTACGTCCAGCAGGACGCCCCCCGCGGCATCGCCCACGCCGTCGGCCTCTGCCGCGAGTTCGTCGGCGCCCACGACTTCGTCGTCGTGCTCGGCGACAACTTCGCCCGCGACGGCATCCGCGAGCCGATCGACGCCTTCCGCGCGGCCAACCTCGACTGCGGCGTCGTGCTCAGCCGCGTGCCCAACCCCCAGGCCTTCGGCGTGGCCGAGTTCGCCGGCGAGCGCCTCGTGCGCGTGGTAGAGAAGCCCGCCGTCCCGCCCAGCGACCTGGCGATCACCGGCATCTACTACTTCTCGCCCGCCGTCTTCCCCGTGATCGCCGCCCTGCGGCCCTCGGCGCGCGGCGAGCTGGAGATCACCGACGCCATTCAAGCCCTGCTGGAGGGCGAGGCGCGCGTCGGCCACGCCCTGCTCACGGGACCGTGGATCGACACCGGCAAGATGGCCGACATCCTCGAGGCGAACCGGCTCGTGCTGGCGAAGCTCGAGCGCGCGATCGCCGGCGAGGTCGATGCCGAAAGCAGCATCGTCGGCGCCGTCGTCGTCGGCGCCGGCGCCAGCGTGCGCCGCAGCGTGATCAAGGGTCCGGCGATCATCGCGCCCGACTGCCGGATCGAGGACGCCTACATCGGCCCCTTCACCGCGATCGACCGCGGCAGCGTGGTGCGCGGCACGGAGATCGCCGACAGCATCGTGCTCGACCACTGCCGCCTGGAGCTGGTGCCCGGCCGCCTGGAAGAGAGCCTGATCGGCCGCGACGTCGTGGTCGCCGGCGTTGACCGCCGGCCGCGCGTGTATCAGCTTATGCTGGGCGACCACTCGCGCATCGCTATCCCCGGCTGA
- the rfbB gene encoding dTDP-glucose 4,6-dehydratase, with protein MTTLAGRTLVTGGCGFIGSHFIRGHLQAHPRREVVNLDLLTYAGNPDNLADMAGDPRYRFVHGDVSDAEAVGRAMAGCDTVVHFAAESHVDRSLLDARPFVRTNVEGTAVLLAAAREAGVQRFLHMSTDEVYGDIPAPRTSVEEDPLQPRSPYAAAKAGAELLCRAYVQSYGLPVLVVRCSNVYGANQFPEKLIPLFVTNALAGRPLPVYGDGLQQRDWTAVEDACAAIELVLERGEPGAAYNVTAENVRLNIEVVRRLLAVLGRPESLIAHVADRPGHDLRYAMSAARIRALGWQPAQVWEEAFPRTVRWYAENPDWCRRARDRAFDDYYTAQYGARG; from the coding sequence GTGACGACTTTGGCAGGGCGAACACTGGTGACCGGCGGCTGCGGCTTCATCGGCAGCCACTTCATCCGCGGCCACCTGCAGGCACACCCGCGGCGCGAGGTCGTCAACCTCGACCTGCTGACGTACGCCGGCAACCCCGACAACCTGGCGGACATGGCCGGCGATCCCCGCTACCGCTTCGTCCACGGCGACGTGAGCGACGCCGAGGCGGTGGGCCGCGCCATGGCCGGCTGCGATACGGTCGTGCACTTCGCCGCGGAGAGCCACGTCGACCGCTCGCTGCTGGATGCGCGGCCCTTCGTGCGCACCAACGTCGAGGGCACCGCTGTGCTGCTCGCCGCGGCGCGCGAGGCCGGCGTGCAGCGCTTCCTGCACATGTCCACCGACGAGGTCTACGGCGACATTCCCGCGCCGCGCACCAGCGTCGAGGAGGACCCCCTGCAGCCGCGCAGCCCCTACGCCGCCGCCAAGGCCGGGGCCGAGCTGCTCTGCCGCGCCTATGTGCAGAGCTACGGCCTGCCCGTGCTCGTCGTGCGCTGCTCCAACGTCTACGGCGCCAACCAGTTCCCCGAGAAGCTGATCCCGCTGTTCGTCACCAACGCCCTCGCCGGCCGTCCGCTGCCCGTCTACGGCGACGGGCTGCAGCAGCGCGACTGGACCGCCGTCGAAGACGCCTGCGCCGCGATCGAGCTCGTGCTCGAGCGGGGCGAGCCCGGCGCAGCCTACAACGTCACGGCCGAAAACGTGCGCCTGAACATCGAGGTCGTGCGCCGGCTGCTCGCCGTGCTCGGCCGGCCCGAGTCGCTGATCGCCCACGTCGCCGACCGCCCGGGCCACGACCTGCGCTACGCGATGAGCGCCGCCAGGATCCGCGCCCTCGGCTGGCAGCCGGCGCAGGTCTGGGAAGAGGCCTTCCCGCGCACGGTGCGCTGGTACGCCGAGAACCCGGACTGGTGCCGGCGGGCGCGCGACCGCGCCTTCGACGACTACTACACCGCGCAGTACGGCGCCCGTGGCTGA
- a CDS encoding glycosyltransferase codes for MAPAVDLASSPAPRVSIVVLGWREAPYLLDCLESLGRNCPGSIPFELLLFLNEPAPELRERVRDQVRGAHVAESPVNLGFGGGNNSAAAAARGEFIVLLNDDAVVEPGWLEALVEAAESHPAAGAVGSRVLAWDGTIQEAGGQLWQDASVTPLGYGLPAESSEFAGVRVVDFASGCSLLVRRDAWTALGGFDERFFPAYYEDVDLCLRLRMRGLDVLCAGRSVVRHRHSSSLNSRFKRFLLARHAALLRALHAGELASRPPPPEELYVVRERAPLAGATDIPRLAASAGGVERALLLERSVRGEYVDVLEAEADAREGTLLAEVERLRDWASELEQRVLQQEAELRRLGQERAQMQARLARREVRAALAAGGRLRAARSRLRRPP; via the coding sequence ATGGCGCCAGCAGTTGATCTCGCCAGTTCACCGGCGCCACGCGTCTCGATCGTGGTGCTCGGCTGGCGCGAGGCGCCGTATCTCCTCGATTGCCTCGAATCGTTGGGACGCAACTGCCCGGGATCGATCCCGTTCGAGCTGCTGCTGTTCCTCAACGAGCCGGCGCCGGAGCTGAGGGAGCGAGTCCGGGATCAGGTGCGCGGCGCCCACGTGGCCGAATCGCCGGTGAACCTGGGCTTCGGCGGCGGCAATAACTCGGCGGCCGCGGCGGCGCGCGGGGAGTTCATTGTCCTGCTGAACGACGATGCAGTCGTGGAGCCGGGCTGGCTGGAGGCGCTGGTCGAAGCGGCTGAATCCCACCCCGCCGCCGGGGCAGTCGGCAGCCGCGTGCTGGCCTGGGACGGGACGATTCAGGAAGCCGGCGGACAGCTCTGGCAGGACGCATCGGTGACGCCGCTCGGGTACGGCTTGCCGGCGGAGAGCAGCGAGTTCGCCGGCGTGAGGGTGGTCGACTTCGCGTCGGGCTGCTCGCTGCTGGTGCGCCGCGATGCCTGGACGGCGCTCGGTGGCTTCGACGAACGCTTCTTTCCCGCGTACTACGAGGATGTCGATCTCTGCCTGCGCCTGCGGATGCGCGGGCTTGATGTGCTGTGCGCGGGGCGATCCGTTGTTCGGCACCGGCACAGCAGCAGCCTGAACAGCCGCTTCAAGCGCTTTCTGCTGGCCCGGCATGCGGCGCTGCTGCGCGCGTTGCACGCCGGGGAGCTTGCGAGCCGCCCGCCGCCGCCGGAGGAGCTATACGTCGTTCGCGAACGGGCGCCGCTGGCGGGGGCGACGGACATTCCGCGGCTGGCGGCTTCGGCCGGCGGCGTCGAGCGAGCGCTGCTGCTTGAGCGCAGCGTGCGCGGCGAGTACGTTGACGTGCTGGAGGCTGAGGCCGACGCGCGCGAGGGGACGCTGCTGGCGGAGGTCGAACGGCTGCGCGACTGGGCGAGCGAGCTGGAGCAGCGCGTTCTCCAGCAAGAAGCAGAACTGCGGCGGCTCGGCCAGGAGCGGGCGCAGATGCAGGCACGGCTGGCACGCAGGGAGGTGCGGGCGGCGCTTGCCGCGGGCGGCCGGCTCCGCGCCGCTCGCTCGCGGCTACGGCGGCCGCCGTGA
- a CDS encoding glycosyltransferase family 2 protein, giving the protein MSRSRYWWIPEPLKPHLRRLRDHLHRAGVPLPRAVQPADPAFRCAIDPIPETIGVGRGSVLLITGYCFHLRRKLKRVEIELNGVRHPVNAQGMPRSDIRDEFMARAASPELPFYSGFWAIVPLPGTEQPMSMTINVVGRFAGGARRTLHVGTHTLTRRAPDAPQPLTPADFGLEQAPSVVICMATYNPPMELFEAQIRSIQAQTYDDWVCIISDDCSRPDLYVKIQRIVRNDKRFLLLRNSSNLGYYYNFERCLAYVPADARFIAMADQDDKWYPWKLAALIERFRPGVMLAYSDMRIVNRDGKVLAPSYWMRRGNNFRDLPRLVLENCITGAASMFRRELLANALPFPPKVGSIFHDHWLGCAALAGGRIAYVARPLYDYVQHDENVIGVWNAPAHARRSFWLEFGAHRQTAAISRLLPVDDHRNDHAVVAGWRQVYFSDLLPREVMAHILLTRFASRLSGRTRGALRRLIALETKRTGAAWLVWQTLIWSVHRGGRTGAEMQLLKGVLWKRSAAQTDSYIQPVLDTGVVAGDLGGPLGERARWIRGKMKPLALRVHRRAARRINILVQMLNSSYFYGGYITVGGLAVALAGEGYSVRIVALEAAGEVPASERRKIESFSGLSELFSRVEVVQMLGRTEPLDASDGDLFIATSTWTAWVAHAAAQRLGKENFLFLVQEYEPLFHAAGALSAFTRSAYALPHRAIFSTALLRDYFMRRRIGVFCRGPEYGMEHSMLMLNPVTDVGTVSHEPLRRRSSRRVLVYARPEQHAERNMFELAVLGLSAAIDRGVFDRSWEFFGVGKQDGPGRLRLAGGRELHLVPRLDQDAYRDLLREHDVGLSLMDTPHPSLVPIEMATAGMLVVTSTFANKTAAALAEISANLIGVEPTVDCIVSGLAVAVRRVDDIDARVAGAQLDWPRSAAAAFDASFMAGFERLLSISDMAVAN; this is encoded by the coding sequence ATGTCTCGCTCGCGCTACTGGTGGATCCCCGAACCGCTGAAGCCGCACCTGCGCAGGCTGCGCGACCACTTGCACCGTGCGGGCGTGCCGTTGCCGCGCGCCGTACAGCCGGCCGATCCGGCGTTCCGCTGCGCCATCGATCCGATTCCCGAGACGATCGGCGTGGGCCGCGGCTCGGTGCTGCTGATCACCGGCTACTGCTTCCACCTGCGCCGCAAGCTGAAGCGCGTGGAGATCGAGCTGAACGGCGTGCGGCACCCGGTGAACGCGCAGGGCATGCCGCGCAGCGACATTCGGGATGAGTTTATGGCGCGGGCCGCCTCGCCGGAGCTGCCGTTCTACAGCGGCTTCTGGGCGATCGTGCCGCTGCCGGGCACCGAACAGCCGATGAGCATGACGATCAACGTCGTGGGGCGCTTTGCGGGAGGCGCGCGCCGAACGCTGCACGTGGGCACGCACACGTTGACCCGGCGGGCGCCGGACGCGCCCCAGCCGCTGACGCCGGCCGACTTCGGCCTGGAGCAGGCGCCGAGCGTCGTGATCTGCATGGCGACCTACAACCCGCCGATGGAGCTGTTTGAGGCGCAGATCCGCTCGATCCAGGCGCAGACCTACGACGACTGGGTCTGCATCATCAGCGACGACTGCTCGCGGCCCGATCTGTACGTAAAGATTCAGCGGATTGTCCGTAACGACAAGCGATTCCTTCTACTCAGAAACTCCTCGAATCTTGGCTATTACTACAACTTTGAACGTTGCTTGGCCTATGTTCCAGCAGACGCTAGATTCATTGCGATGGCCGACCAGGACGACAAATGGTATCCGTGGAAGCTTGCCGCCCTGATTGAGAGGTTCAGACCGGGCGTGATGCTGGCCTACAGCGATATGCGAATCGTCAACCGGGATGGCAAGGTTCTCGCGCCGAGTTACTGGATGCGGCGCGGCAATAACTTTCGCGACCTTCCCCGACTGGTGTTGGAGAATTGCATTACCGGCGCGGCATCGATGTTTCGTCGCGAACTACTTGCCAATGCCCTACCGTTCCCTCCCAAAGTCGGCTCGATTTTTCATGACCACTGGCTGGGTTGTGCGGCGCTGGCGGGCGGAAGGATCGCGTACGTCGCACGGCCGCTGTACGACTATGTGCAGCATGACGAGAACGTGATCGGCGTCTGGAATGCACCTGCCCACGCGCGACGGAGCTTCTGGCTGGAGTTCGGCGCGCACCGGCAGACCGCCGCGATCAGCCGCTTGCTTCCGGTGGATGATCATCGCAACGATCACGCCGTCGTCGCGGGGTGGCGGCAAGTGTACTTCAGCGATCTCCTGCCACGCGAGGTGATGGCCCACATCTTGCTGACACGGTTCGCGTCGAGGCTGTCCGGACGCACGCGGGGAGCCTTGCGCCGCCTTATAGCGCTCGAAACCAAGCGAACCGGCGCGGCCTGGCTGGTCTGGCAGACGCTAATTTGGAGCGTTCATCGTGGCGGGCGGACTGGCGCGGAGATGCAGCTACTCAAGGGTGTGCTCTGGAAGCGGTCGGCGGCGCAGACCGATTCATACATCCAGCCAGTGCTCGACACCGGCGTGGTGGCCGGGGACCTCGGCGGGCCGCTGGGCGAGCGAGCGCGCTGGATTCGCGGCAAGATGAAACCGCTAGCCTTGCGGGTTCACCGTCGAGCAGCGCGTCGTATCAACATCCTCGTGCAGATGTTGAACTCTAGCTACTTCTACGGAGGCTATATCACGGTCGGCGGGCTGGCAGTGGCACTGGCCGGCGAAGGGTACAGTGTGCGCATCGTCGCGCTAGAAGCGGCCGGCGAGGTGCCGGCCAGCGAGCGACGCAAGATCGAGTCGTTCTCGGGACTGTCCGAACTGTTCTCGCGCGTGGAAGTCGTGCAGATGCTCGGCCGCACCGAACCGCTGGACGCCAGCGATGGCGACCTCTTCATCGCTACCTCGACCTGGACTGCCTGGGTCGCGCACGCGGCGGCCCAGCGCCTGGGCAAGGAGAATTTTCTCTTCCTGGTGCAGGAGTATGAGCCACTTTTCCACGCAGCCGGGGCGCTTTCGGCCTTCACGCGGTCGGCCTATGCCCTGCCGCATCGCGCCATCTTTTCGACGGCGTTGCTCCGCGACTACTTCATGAGGCGGCGCATCGGCGTCTTCTGCCGCGGCCCGGAGTATGGCATGGAGCATTCCATGTTGATGCTGAACCCCGTGACGGACGTGGGGACGGTTAGCCACGAGCCGCTGCGGCGGCGTTCGAGCCGCCGCGTGCTGGTCTATGCCCGGCCTGAGCAGCACGCCGAGCGCAACATGTTCGAGCTGGCGGTGCTCGGGCTTTCGGCGGCGATCGATCGCGGCGTGTTCGATCGATCCTGGGAGTTCTTCGGGGTGGGCAAACAGGATGGGCCGGGCAGATTGCGGCTGGCCGGCGGACGTGAGTTGCACCTGGTGCCACGGCTGGATCAGGACGCGTACCGCGATCTGCTCCGTGAGCACGATGTTGGGCTGAGCCTCATGGACACTCCGCACCCGAGCCTCGTGCCGATTGAAATGGCGACCGCGGGCATGTTGGTGGTGACCAGCACGTTCGCTAACAAGACGGCCGCAGCACTAGCGGAGATCTCGGCGAACCTGATCGGCGTTGAGCCGACGGTGGACTGCATCGTGAGCGGGCTGGCCGTGGCCGTCCGGCGCGTGGACGACATCGATGCGCGGGTGGCCGGCGCGCAACTCGACTGGCCGCGCTCGGCCGCGGCCGCGTTCGACGCCTCGTTTATGGCGGGGTTTGAGCGACTGCTTTCAATCAGCGATATGGCTGTGGCGAATTGA
- a CDS encoding dTDP-4-dehydrorhamnose 3,5-epimerase family protein, producing the protein MAQGTGYRVAAPYAEHVSVQDYSPRPRIEGVRIVDLTLFLDDGGSFNELVRLRADATVEALPEFRVAQSSYSELQPGAIKAWHLHRAQDDLWFVPSSQRLLIGLLDVREGSKSCGVNMRFVMGGGRAQLLYIPAGVAHGAANPGPAAAAILYFTSAQFDPRQPDEQRLPWDTLGAEFWQPQPG; encoded by the coding sequence ATGGCACAGGGAACCGGCTACCGCGTCGCCGCGCCGTACGCCGAGCACGTCTCCGTCCAGGACTACAGCCCGCGTCCGCGCATTGAGGGCGTGCGCATCGTCGATCTCACCCTCTTTCTCGACGACGGCGGCTCGTTCAACGAGCTCGTGCGCCTGCGCGCCGACGCCACGGTCGAGGCGCTGCCGGAGTTCCGCGTCGCACAGTCCAGCTACTCCGAGCTGCAGCCCGGCGCGATCAAGGCCTGGCACCTGCACCGCGCCCAGGACGACCTCTGGTTCGTGCCATCCTCGCAGCGCCTGCTGATCGGCCTGCTGGACGTGCGCGAGGGCTCGAAATCGTGCGGTGTGAACATGCGCTTCGTGATGGGCGGCGGGCGGGCGCAGCTGCTCTACATCCCCGCCGGTGTGGCGCACGGGGCGGCGAACCCGGGTCCTGCGGCGGCGGCGATCCTCTACTTCACCAGCGCCCAGTTCGATCCGCGGCAGCCCGACGAGCAGCGCCTGCCCTGGGACACGCTCGGCGCCGAGTTCTGGCAGCCGCAGCCGGGCTGA
- the rfbD gene encoding dTDP-4-dehydrorhamnose reductase yields the protein MAEREKPALLLTGAGGQLGRAVAAACAPAWRVIGPGRDVLDLARPETFLPLLREQRPAAVVNCAALTDTARCEREPALADAINARAPAALAEACQAVGCYLVQISSNEVFDGAASQPYAEDAPTRPLSAYARSKRAGEEFVLSAAPRSLVVRTAWLYGEGTQNFIARVLGWAARQPELSVVTDEVATPTACTSLAAALALCLRERPSGILHVTNAGAASRFEWARAILRLSGEDPERVRPARLADFPATAPKPPYSVLSTARAEQLGIQQQPWHTVFARYMADRKEHAASSA from the coding sequence GTGGCTGAGCGGGAGAAGCCGGCGCTGCTGCTCACCGGCGCGGGCGGACAGCTCGGCCGCGCCGTGGCCGCGGCCTGCGCACCGGCGTGGCGGGTGATCGGCCCCGGGCGCGATGTGCTCGATCTCGCCCGCCCCGAGACGTTTCTTCCCCTGCTGCGCGAGCAGCGCCCGGCCGCCGTGGTCAACTGCGCCGCCCTCACCGACACCGCCCGCTGCGAGCGCGAGCCGGCGCTGGCCGACGCGATCAACGCGCGGGCGCCGGCGGCGCTGGCGGAGGCCTGCCAGGCGGTTGGCTGTTACCTGGTCCAGATCTCCAGCAACGAGGTGTTCGACGGCGCCGCCTCGCAGCCGTACGCCGAGGACGCGCCCACGCGGCCGCTCAGCGCCTACGCCCGCTCCAAGCGCGCCGGCGAGGAGTTCGTGCTCAGCGCCGCGCCCCGGTCGCTCGTCGTGCGCACCGCCTGGCTCTACGGCGAGGGCACGCAGAACTTCATCGCCCGCGTGCTCGGCTGGGCGGCGCGGCAGCCGGAGCTTTCGGTCGTCACGGACGAGGTCGCCACGCCCACCGCCTGCACCTCGCTCGCCGCCGCGCTGGCGCTCTGCCTGCGGGAACGGCCGAGCGGCATCCTGCACGTGACCAACGCCGGCGCCGCCTCGCGCTTCGAGTGGGCGCGTGCGATCCTGCGGCTCAGCGGCGAAGACCCGGAACGCGTGCGCCCGGCACGGCTCGCCGACTTCCCCGCCACGGCGCCGAAGCCGCCGTACTCGGTGCTGAGCACGGCCCGCGCCGAGCAGCTCGGCATTCAGCAGCAGCCGTGGCACACCGTCTTCGCCCGCTACATGGCGGACCGGAAGGAGCACGCAGCTTCCAGCGCATAA